The Heliomicrobium undosum genomic interval CCCCTTCACAGATGGCGAAGACGAGCATCTGTGTTGTGTTGATCACGTCGCCGACAGCGTAGATGTGGGGAACCGTTGTTTCCATGAACTCGTTGACGACGATGTGGCCCGTCTCATTTACCTCCACATTCAGGTCTTGGGCGAGCTTGCTGTTGGCCCGGGTGCCATAGGTGGAGAGAACTGCGTCCACTTCGCGGACCGAACCGTCTTGAAAGGACAGGACCTTCAGCTTCCCCTTTTCCCCCGGCGTTCCCTGGAAGCGTTCCACAGGCGTCTCAATCACGTCGATGTTGTATTCCTTGAGGAGAGCGCCATACTCCTCACGCCCTTCCAGCGGCTGCCCGTTGGTGGCGATGAAGACATGGTGGGTGTAATCGAGCAAGGCGAAGGCGCTGAGGATGGTCCTTTTGCTATGTCCCAGCACGGCCGCCTTCTGGCCGATGAACTCAAAGCCGTTACAGTCGAGACAGTAATAGAGGGAACGGCCGGCGAACTCGTAGCGGTTGGGGATCTCCGGCTGGTAGTCGGTCAACCCCGTAGCGAAGACAAGATAGCGGCTGCGGTAATCGGCGCTGCTGGTGGTGACGGAAAAATCGCCGTCCTCTGTCTTCTCGATCCGCCCCACCTGGCTCTTGACGATCTCCGCCCCATACAGTTGGGCCTGTTCACGACCGAGGCGCAATAGTTCTTTCCCCGAAATCCCCTGAGGATATCCCAGCAGGTTATGGTACTTGGGGACCCAGGAAGTCCGGCCTTCCCCCCCGTCAAAGACCAGCACAGAATGGTTGTAACGGGCCAGTTGAATCGCCGTGGACAAGCCTGCTGCTCCAGAACCTATGACGATGATATCGAAGCGCACGCATTCGTCACCAGCCCTTCAAGGATTTACAGTGCTTAGCTTTCCCCGCCAATAGCGGAAAATCTGATGGCGAATTTTATCACGGCCCTTTTTCTTGACAAAGAGCCTCCGTCTGATATATAATATTTTTTGTGACAAATTGTCGGGGCGTAGCTCAGTTTGGTAGAGCGCTACCTTGGGGTGGTAGAGGCCGCACGTTCAAATCGTGTCGCTCCGACCATTTTTCTCTGGGCGGTCGTGGCGGAATTGGCAGACGCGCTAGATTCAGGTTCTAGTGGTCGCAAGGCTGTGGAGGTTCAAGTCCTCTCGACCGCACCATGCGGGTGTAGTTCAATGGTAGAACATCAGCTTCCCAAGCTGAATACGTGGGTTCGATTCCCATCACCCGCTCCATCGCGCCCGTAGCTCAGTGGATAGAGCACTGGTCTCCGGAACCAGGTGCGCAAGTTCGATTCTTGCCGGGCGCACCATTTCCCCTAGGTGAAGGGCTTCCTGGAAAAACGTCCTTAGATTGCATTTGTTCGCAATCATCCGCATATAATAATTAGGAAACGACAGGCAGACAAAAGCGAAAGAGCGCCGTCAACAGACGATGGCGCTCTTTCTTTTTGGGTTCAAACGACGGTGCGGTACACTCCGGGAAAGACCTCTTTCAATTTGCCGTCGTACATCCCCAAAAAACGGGGCGATTGACCGATAAGCCCTTCCCCAATGGCCCGGATCAGTTCATCTTCCTTGATCCGGACTCTGTTTTTCTCGACCTGCCCCGGGATAACGCCTTTGAGCACCATTTGCTTGAGCGCCTCCGGCTCCACGCCAAAACACCGATGGGCTGTTCCTGGGCTGATGTAATGTTCCGGTTCGAATTTGGGTGACATTGCCTTCCCACCTGCCTACATCTCTTTTCTATCGGCGACATACCCGATTCCACTATTCTTACTGGAACCTTTTTCTTCTGATTGTCAAATTATTTTAGATATTATGATGATGTTTGAGTTTTTCCTGCTTTTTTCGTCAAAAATTTCAATTCTTTTGGCGGCATAGGTTTGGACGCTCCACCCGATACTACCCATGAACACGACGGTCAAGGGAGGGAAAATCATGGGGGGCTCGCAAGGCAAAGGTGACCAGCGTCCTTTACCGGATAGGTTTGTTCCCGAAGATCTCGGCTCGGCGACCCGGGTAGCCCTGGACGCTCGTTCGGACCTGTACGGACACGTCACCGAACAAGGGGTCCGCCCCCGAGAACTGGGGGTTCAGGAGATCAGCCAATTCTCCACACGGGGCGCGCCCTGGGGGATGCGAGAGAGTCTGGTCGACAAGACCCATGAGATGGGCGTCGACTTCGATAAATTCATCGCCGGTGTGGCCGCCGACAAGTCGGACATGGAGATGGCCCAGGAGTTCGGTGTCAGCGAAAAAACGATTCAGCACTTTAAGAATCACTTCTTTCGTTACGGCATCAACGATGTGCAGGGGCAGGATTGATCCTGCCTTCTCTTTTCCCCCGGAAAAAACTGCTGTTGACAGAGCGCAATGATTTTGGTATATTACTGTTTGTCGCTAATAGGCGCCCGTAGCTCAGTGGATAGAGCGCTGGTCTCCGGAACCAGGTGCGCAAGTTCGATTCTTGCCGGGCGCACCATTTTCACAAGGGCGATTAGCTCAGATGGTTAGAGCGCTTGCTTGACATGCAAGAGGTCAGCGGTTCAATTCCGTTATCGCCCACCATATGCAGTGAGAAAGAGTTTTGAGCCTTACGGTTCAAAACTTTTTTTGTATTCCCTAAGCGATTCTAACGAAACCATAAGGAGGGTTAGCGCAATGAGCAAAAGATTCAAGGGATACTTCACCGTTTTTTTACTGTCTGCCCACAGGGTGCGTAAGGGCAGTTTGTTTCGCAAGAAACGGCCCGTTTCTCCCGGTTCCGCTTGCGCCTATTAAAAAAGGATTTCCTTGGAGAGTTTTGAACCATCGCGTTCAAAACTTTTTTCTTTTTACAAATTATACAAGCGCTTCTTGTTGTTTCCTTGACTAAACTATTAAATAACATTACAATTTTCTTAATCGACAAATTGAAACGTATTTCGGGTCCTCTCACAGGCATCAACAAGTTATATTTTTCAAATATTACTTGTTATTTTTTTGCCCAACAAAACGTATCTTTTAGGCCGGACACAAGAATGGGGAGGATTCGTATGACCCTGAAGACAAAACTCATCGTTGGTTTCGTTCTCTTCTCGCTGTTGCCGCTGATGTTTCTGGGGTACACCTCCTATGTCACGGAAAGCGTCGCGCTGGAGCATGAAATCCGTCTGCGGCAAGCCCAGTGGGCTAACAACATGCTGCAAGACGTGAACCGTTCCATCGAAGAACGGCGGAATCTGCTGAAACAATTGGCGAGCCTGCCGAAAATTCAAAGCATGAACGCGGAAGAGCAAAAAACCCTGCTTGAGTCCTTTGGCAGCGTCTTTCCCGATATGGACGCCATTGTGGTCATCGATGGAACGGGGATGCAGATCGCCCGGTCCAACAACGCGGCGAAAGTGAATGTGGCCGACCGTGATTACGTCAAAGCGATTATGAAGGAAGGAAAACCCTACGCCGTCGGCGCCCCGACTATCAGCAAAGTGACGGGACGGCCCATCCTGTCTGTAGCGGTGCCCATCACCGACGGGGGCAGACTCGTCGGCGTTTTAGCCGGCTATCTGCGCATCGACGATGTGATCCGATCCTTCATCACCCGTTCTCAGGAACTGGATCCCTTGGCGGATCAAAAGGTTGTCGTCGTTGACAGCCAGAATAAGATACTCTACCACCCGGACGGGCAGAACTTCAAGATTTCCGACGTCTACCCCCTCCCCGCCGCCGATAAACACGGCGTGGCTGATTATGCAGAAGCCGGCGCGCGATATGTGGCCACACTCCGGCAGTCTGACTTCACCCATCTGACGATCCTGATCCGCGACGATGAGCGCCTACTCTTCGCGCCCATCCGCAACCTGCTGTCGATACTCCTCGGCCTGTCGGCCGGTGTGGTCGTCCTTTCCCTCGTGATCTCCAACTTTTTGGCCCGCCGCGTCACGGCTCCCCTGCAATTGATGGGCGAGCAGGCCCGGAAACTGGCTTCCGGCGATTTGACGGTTCAACTGAACGATCAGGATTACCGCGAACCGGAAATCCGGCAACTGGCCGAGGCCTTTCAAGAGATGTCTCAGGGACTGCACCAACTCATCGGTGAGATGCGTCAATCGTCCCGCTTGTTGCACACCGAATCGGTCAACCTGAACGGCACCTGCCAGCAAACGGCCAAAGCGGCGGACCACCTGGCGCGATGCAACGAGGAAGTGGCCAACACCCTGCTCGAACAGACACGAGAGCTTTCCCGGGCGGTGGAACAGGTGACCGATCTGTCGGCGCTCTCCCAAGCCATCGTGACGGAAGGCAAATCGGCCTCGGCAGAAGGGACCCGCTTGACCCATTTGTCCGAGACGATCGCCGCATCCCTGCAAGAAGCGCAGGTCCTCTCGGAAACAACGGCCCAGACGATGCGCCAAGGCGCAGAGACGACGAACCAACTGCATGATAAAAGCACGGGGATTGAGGAGATCATTCAGGCGATTACGGCCATCACCGACCAGACCAACCTGCTCGCCTTGAACGCTGCGATTGAGGCGGCTCGGGCCGGCGAACAAGGTCGCGGTTTCGGCGTCGTCGCCGGAGAAATTCGAAAACTGGCGGAGCAGTCTCGCCAGGCGGCGCAACGGATTCAGACCATCATCGCCGAGATCCGCGCCGATATCGACGCCACCGTCGATGCCATTGAGGAAGGTCACCGGCTAGCCGACGCGGAGTATGAAAAATCTCGCGAAAATACGGAGCGGCTGCGCGATATGGTCGATCTGTTAAAAAGGCAAATGGGCCGTTTCGACAGTGTCATCGAGCGAGCCGACGCCCAGGTTTCCATGGCGGTCAGCGCATCGACCTCTTTGCAGCACCTGTATGAAAAAGCGACTGACGCCGCCTCCTCCACCCAGGCCGTCACCGCCATCGCTCAGGAAGTGGCCGCCTCGTCAGAGGAATTGGCCGCCTCAGCCGATAAACTGATGCATGTCTCCCAATCGTCGCAGGCGCTGGCGGAGCAGTTTCGTCTTCAGGGATGAGATATTCAAATTCATCTGCATATGCCCTCTTACACCCTTCGGGGTGTTTTTTTTCCTTGACGCGCTATAGGAAAAGCCCTAATATAAAACCATACCCAGCAAATGTGCAAGGGC includes:
- a CDS encoding NAD(P)/FAD-dependent oxidoreductase, with product MRFDIIVIGSGAAGLSTAIQLARYNHSVLVFDGGEGRTSWVPKYHNLLGYPQGISGKELLRLGREQAQLYGAEIVKSQVGRIEKTEDGDFSVTTSSADYRSRYLVFATGLTDYQPEIPNRYEFAGRSLYYCLDCNGFEFIGQKAAVLGHSKRTILSAFALLDYTHHVFIATNGQPLEGREEYGALLKEYNIDVIETPVERFQGTPGEKGKLKVLSFQDGSVREVDAVLSTYGTRANSKLAQDLNVEVNETGHIVVNEFMETTVPHIYAVGDVINTTQMLVFAICEGVKAAMMIHRSMESKRQRFPARGE
- a CDS encoding methyl-accepting chemotaxis protein, translated to MTLKTKLIVGFVLFSLLPLMFLGYTSYVTESVALEHEIRLRQAQWANNMLQDVNRSIEERRNLLKQLASLPKIQSMNAEEQKTLLESFGSVFPDMDAIVVIDGTGMQIARSNNAAKVNVADRDYVKAIMKEGKPYAVGAPTISKVTGRPILSVAVPITDGGRLVGVLAGYLRIDDVIRSFITRSQELDPLADQKVVVVDSQNKILYHPDGQNFKISDVYPLPAADKHGVADYAEAGARYVATLRQSDFTHLTILIRDDERLLFAPIRNLLSILLGLSAGVVVLSLVISNFLARRVTAPLQLMGEQARKLASGDLTVQLNDQDYREPEIRQLAEAFQEMSQGLHQLIGEMRQSSRLLHTESVNLNGTCQQTAKAADHLARCNEEVANTLLEQTRELSRAVEQVTDLSALSQAIVTEGKSASAEGTRLTHLSETIAASLQEAQVLSETTAQTMRQGAETTNQLHDKSTGIEEIIQAITAITDQTNLLALNAAIEAARAGEQGRGFGVVAGEIRKLAEQSRQAAQRIQTIIAEIRADIDATVDAIEEGHRLADAEYEKSRENTERLRDMVDLLKRQMGRFDSVIERADAQVSMAVSASTSLQHLYEKATDAASSTQAVTAIAQEVAASSEELAASADKLMHVSQSSQALAEQFRLQG